Part of the Janibacter endophyticus genome is shown below.
GGGCGCTCGTCGTCCAGCGGACGGGCTGGGGCAAGTCGGCCGTCTACTTCGTCGCGGCCTCGCTCATGCGGGCGAAGGGGTCGGGTCCGGCACTCATCGTCTCGCCCCTCATCGCGCTCATGCGCGACCAGGTCGCGGCCGCGGAGCGGGCCGGGGTGCGGGCGGTGTCGATGAGCTCGGCGAACGCTCAGGAGTGGGACGACATCCGCCAGGCACTCGCCGAGGACACGATCGACGTGCTCCTCGTGAGCCCGGAGCGGCTCAACAACCCACGCTTCCGCGAGGAGCAGCTGCCCGACCTCGTGCGGCGGTGCGGCCTCGTCGTCGTCGACGAGGCGCACTGCATCTCCGACTGGGGCCATGACTTCCGGCCGGACTACCGGCGCATCGCCGACCTGCTGACCCGGCTGCCCGAGGGCACGCCGGTCCTCGCGACGACCGCGACGGCCAACGCCCGGGTCGTCGCCGACGTCGCCGAGCAGCTCGGCGCGGACGGGCACGAGGTGCTCACCGTGCGTGGCCCCCTCGCCCGGCGCTCGCTGCGGCTCGGCGTGCTGCCGGTCGCCGGCCCGGACCAGCACCTGGCCTGGCTCACGACGCACCTCGCCGAGCTGCCCGGCAGCGGCATCATCTACACGCTGACCGTCTCGGCGGCCGAGGATGTCGCCCGGGCGCTCAGCGACTCCGGCCACCAGGTCGCCTCGTACACGGGGCGCACCGACGCCGAGGACCGCGCCCGGCTCGAGGAGGCGCTGCGTCGTGACGAGGTCAAGGCGCTCGTCGCGACGAGCGCGCTCGGCATGGGCTTCGACAAGCCGGACCTCGGCTTCGTCATCCACCTCGGGGCGCCCTCCTCCCCCGTGGCGTACTACCAGCAGGTGGGTCGGGCCGGCCGCGCGACCGACCGGGCCGACGTCATCCTCCTGCCCGGGCACGACGACAGCTCGATCTGGTCGTACTTCGCCTCGGCGTCGATGCCGCGCGAGGACCAGGCCGAGGTCGTCCTGCGCACCCTCGCCGAGGCGGGCAAGGCGCTCTCGACCGCCGCGCTCGAGACGGTGGTCGACATCCGCCGGACGCGTCTCGAGCTGCTGCTCAAGGTCCTCGACGTCGACGGCGCGGTGAGCCGGGTCTCCGGCGGCTGGGTGAGCACGGGCGTGCCGTGGGAGTACGACGCCGAGCGCTATGCCCGCGTCGACCAGGCCCGCCGTGACGAGCAGGAGTCGATGCGGCGCTACCTCACCCTCACCACCTGCCGCATGGCCTTCCTCCAGGAGTGCCTCGACGACCCGAGCGCCGAGCCGTGCGGCCGGTGCGACGTCTGTGACCCCGGGTGGGTCCCCGCGGGCGTGGCCGCCGACGCCCGGAGCACGGCGCAGCAGGCGCTGCACCGCCCCGGCGTCCCGCTCGACCCGCGGGTCTCCTGGCCCACCGGCATGCCCCGCCTCGGCGTCGAGGTCAAGGGACGGATCCCCGTCGAGGAGCAGGTCGCCGAGGGGCGTGCGCTGGCCCGCACGACCGATCTCGGCTGGGGGCCGCGGGTCCGGGACGTGCTGGCGGCCGAGGACGCTCCTGTGCCCGACGGGATGACCCGGGCCCTCGTCGAGGTGCTCGCGGCCTGGCCGTGGGCGGAGCGGCCGGTCGGGGTCGTGGCGATCCCGTCCCGCTCGCACCCGCAGCTCGTCGGCTCGGTCGCGGCGCAGATCGCGCAGATCGGGCGGCTGCCGCTGCTCGGCGCCCTCGACCTCGTCGAGGGCGGTCCCGTCGGCGAGCCAGGGGGCAACTCCGCCTTCCGGCTCGCCGGGGTGTGGGACCGCTTCGCCGTCGGAGCCGATCTCGGGTCAGCCCTGGCGGCAGCCCAGGGGCCGGTGCTGCTCGTCGACGACGTCGTCCACTCCCGCTGGAGCCTCACCGTCGCCGGCCGTCTGCTCCGGCTCGCCGGCGCGCCCGCCGTCCTGCCGCTCACTCTCGGCATCGCCGGCTGAGCCCTCGCGCCGCCGGTGCGAGAGGTCGACGGTGACCATCGGCAGGAAGAGCTGGATCGTGGGTCCGATGAGGAGCGCGTAGAGCACGGTCCCGAGGCCCACGACACCGCCGAGCAGCCAGCCGAGGACGAGGACGGTGAGCTCGAGGCTGGTCCGCACGAGCCGGATCGACAGACCCGTGCGTCGGGAGATGCCGGTCATCAGCCCGTCCCGGGGGCCGGGACCGTACTGGCTGCCGATGTACAGCGCGCCGGCCAGGCCGTTGGCGAGGATGCCGCCGAGGAGGAGGACCCAGCGCCACGCGATGCCGTCCGGGGTGTCGAGCATCGCCAGCGTCGCGTCGGTGGCGACGCCGATGATGATCGTGTTGGCCACGGTGCCCAGGCCGGGCCACTGCCGCAGCGGGATCCACAGGAGCAGCACGACGACGCCCGTCACGATGACGACGGTGCCGAAGGAGAGGCCGGTCAGCTTCTGCACCCCGTCGTGGAAGACGTCCCACGGGTCGAGGCCCAGCTCGCTGCGCACGAGCATGCCCATGGCGAGGCCGTAGAGCCACAGCCCGACGAGCAGCTGGGCCGTCCGGCGACCCGTCCGGCCGGCGCGGATCTGCTCGATCGGGGTCATCGATTCGAGCGGGACGTTGCGCCGGGCGGCGCCGAGGAGTCGTGCGTGCATGACTCGATGATGCGGCCGAGCGGACTGTGCACAGAAGAGCCAATCGTGACAAAGTGGCTCACATGTCCCGGACCATATCGCCGTCGCGGCTCGCGACCCTCCTCGGGACGGCCGTCCATCGCGCTCCTGCATACCGCTCGCTCGCCGACGCGCTGCGCCTCCTCGTCGACGACGGACGCCTGCCCGCCGGAACCCGGCTGCCGAGCGAGCGCGCCCTCGCCGAGACGCTCGGGCTGAGCCGGGCCACCGTCACCCGCGCCTACGCCCTCCTCGCCGAGCGAGGGTACGCGCGCGCGCGCCGCGGCTCCGGGACCGTCACGGACCTGCCCGACGCCGCCGCTCGCGACGGCCGGGGCGCCCTGCTCCCGGCGAGCGGCATCGCCCCCGAGGGCGCCGACCCCATCGACCTCACCTGCGCCGCGCTCCCGCCACCCCCGCAGATGCACCCCGCCTACGAGCGCGCCCTCACCCGCTGGCCGACCTACCTCCAGGGGTCCGGCTACTACCCCCTCGGCGTGCCCGCGCTCCGCGAGGCCATCGCCGCCCGCTACACCGAGCGGGGCCTGCCGACGAACGCCGACGAGGTGATGATCACGAGCGGTGCGATCGGCGCGCACGCCATCACCGCGCGGGCCCACCTCCAGCGCGGGTCCCGCGTGCTCGTCGACTCGCCGACCTACCCCAACGGCATGGAGTCGCTGCGTGCCGACGGCTCCCGGCTCGTCGCCATGCCGCTCGACGACGACGGCTGGGACCTCGACGCCTGGGGGTCGGCCGCTGCGGCGACCGGCGCCCGGGCGGCGCTCCTCCTGCCGGACCACCAGAACCCCACCGGCCACCTCATGACCAGCGCCGACCGCGCCCGCCTGGGCCGCACCTTCACCCGGCACGGCATCCTCGCGATCGTCGACGAGACCCTCGCCGAGACGACCATCGACGCCCCCGAGGGCGGGCTGCCCGACCCCTTCGCCGCCCACCACCGCCGGACCGTCACGATCGGCGGCGCGAGCAAGAGCCACTGGTCCGGGCTGCGCGTCGGCTGGCTGCGCGTACCGGCCCCGCTCCTCGCCCCGCTCGCCGCCGCCCGCACCACCCTCGACCTCGGCTCCCCGGTGCTCGAGCAGCTCGCCCTCCTCGAGCTCATGAGCGACGACGAGGAGATCACCCGCGAACGCACGGCTCTTGCGCGCTCCCGCCGTGACGCGCTCGCGGGGGCGCTCGCCGAGCACCTTCCCCGATGGCGGTTCCGGCGCCCCGAGGGCGGGCTGTGCCTCTGGGTCACCCTCCCGGAGGCCGCATCGACCGCGCTGGCCGTGGCGGCCGAGCAGCACGGCGTCCTCGTCGCGCCGGGGCCGCGCTTCGCCCCGGAGCCCGGGCTCGAGCGTCACGTCCGCCTGCCCTTCACCCTGCCGGAGCCCACCCTCGTCGAGTCCGTCCGCAGGCTCGCCGCGGCCTGGGCCGAGCTCGACCCGGCGGCCGCTCCGCGGCGCGCGGCCCGCACCCCGCTCATCGCCTAGGCTCGGGTGCGCCCCACCCCGCCCCGAAGGAGAACCGTGACCGACGAGCCCACCCTGGCCGTGCGTCATGCCCAGCAGATCGAGCAGCTCCTCGAGGTCCTCGACCTCACACCGATCGGCACCGCGCGCATCGCGGTCACCGGCGTCGACGGCGACGAGAGCACGACCATCGGGACCGACAGCGCCGACGTCTTCGAGGGCCAGAGCATCGAGCAGCTGCACAACCGCACCTTCGGGGGCCAGGTCCTCGCCCAGGCCCTCATGGCCGCGAGCCTGACGATCCGGGACGCGGCTCCCGAGCGCCGCCCGCACTCCCTGCACGCCTACTTCATGCGTCCCGGCGACGACAAGCTCCCGATCCGTTTCGCCGTGGAGCGCATGCGTGACGGCCGCTCCTTCTCCACCCGCCGGGTCCACGCGATCCAGCACGGCCGGCCGATCCTCTCGCTCACCGGCTCCTTCCAGGACCCTGCGGGCGGGCTCGACCACCAGGACCCGATGCCGCAGTCCCCGGACCCGCGCGCCCTGCCGTCGCAGGCGGAGCTCTACGACCGCCTCGAGAACCCGCACGCGAAGCGGCTCGCCGAACGCCCCTTCGACCACCGCTACCCCGCGGGTGACGTCGCCCTCACGCCGCGCGAGCCGCACGCCGCGCACCAGCAGGTGTGGGTGCGTACGATCAGCGAGCCGGTGGACGACCCCTTCCTGCGGGCCTCGATCCTCGCCTTCCTCTCCGACTTCTCCCTCCTCGAGTCGGTCCTGCGCCGGCACGGCCTCGCCTGGTCGGACCGGCGGCTGCGCGTGGCCAGCCTCGACCACGCCATGTGGTTCCACCGCGACGTCGACCCGTCGACCTGGATGCTCTACGACCAGTCCTCGCCGTCGGCGCAGTCCGGTCGGGGCCTGTGCGTGGGGCGCATCTTCACCGAGGACGGCACTCTCGTCGCGTCCGTCGCGCAGGAGGGGATGACGCGCGTGAAGGGCGATGTTGACCCGAGCGGCCCGTCCCGGGCCAGCACACCTGCCGGAGGGGCGCAGCCGGTCGGCCGGCCGCTGCCGGGCTGGGCACCGCGCGACGCCCTCGCCCCGACGGTCCTCGAGGGCGAGACGGTCCGTCTCCGCCCGCTGACGACCGACGACGCGGACGACTTCTTCGCGGCGCTCGACGGGCCGGACCTGCCGCGCGAGCTCTTCACGTACCTCATGACCGAGCCGCCGGCCGACGCCACCGAGATGCGCGACATCATCAGGGCCGCCCTCGCCGCCCCGGCGTCGTGGCCTCTGGCGATCGTCGTCGACGAGCAGGTCGTCGGCATGGCGAGCTACCTGCGGATCGACCCGGCCATCGGCTCGGCCGAGGTCGGCAACATCCTCTACTCCCCTGCGCTGCAGCGGACCACCGCCGCGACCGAGGCGATGCACCTCATGGCGGCCCACGCCTTCGAGCAGGGCTACCGGCGCTACGAGTGGAAGTGCGACGCGCTCAACGCCCCGTCCCGCGCGGCCGCGCGACGGCTCGGCTTCGTCGAGGAGGGCACCTTCCGCAACGCCCTCGTCTGCAAGGGGCGCAACCGAGACACGACGTGGTTCTCGATCACGGACGACGAGTGGCCCGCCGTCGCCGCCGCCCACCGGGCCTGGCTCGACGAGGCCCGGGCGGGCACCCCTTCGCCGCTGGCCAGCCACCTCCGCCGCTGACCCTGGCCGAGGCACCCGCCACGGGGGAGGCCGGGTCAGGTCTGCGTGCTCGTCCCGGGGGTCGGGACCGGAGCCGAGCGACGGTGCCGCAGGACGACGACGCTGCGACCACTGAGGGTCAGGGCGGCACCCGCACCGTGCTCGGCGTCGTCGACGACCTCGGCCGCGGTGTCGACGCAGCACTCCCAGCTGTCCCCGTAGGCCGACCCCGGCAGGACGAAGTCCACCGGCTCGTGCCAGGCGTTGAAGAGCAGGAGGAAGTCGTCGTCGACGAGGCGGCGTCCACGCTCGTCCGGCTCGTCGATGGCCTGCCCGTTGAGGAAGACCATCATCGCCCCGGCGTTGCTGTCGCCCCACTCGGCCTCTCCCATGTGCCCGCTGTCGGGGCGGAACCACTCGATGTCGCGGCGCTCGCTCTCACCCCCGTGGTCGGCGCGGCCGGCGAAGAACCGCCGGCGGCGGAAGACCGGATGGTCACGCCGCAGGGCCACGACCGCGCGGGTGAACTCGAGCAGCTGCCGGCCCGGCAGGTCGAGGTCCCAGTCGACCCAGGCGATCTCGTTGTCCTGGCAGTAGACGTTGTTGTTACCGCCCTGGGTGCGTCCGAGCTCGTCGCCGTGCGCGAGCATCGGCACGCCCTGGCTGAGCAGCAGGGTCGCGAGGAGGTTGCGCTGCTGCCGGGCGCGCAGGGTGAGGACCTCGGGGTCGTCGGTCGGTCCCTCGACGCCGCAGTTCCACGACCGGTTGTGGCTCTCGCCGTCGCGGTTGTCCTCGCCGTTGGCCTCGTTGTGCTTCTCGTTGTAGGAGACGAGGTCGCGCAGGGTGAAGCCGTCGTGGGCGATGACGAAGTTGATCGACGCGAAGGGGCGTCGGCCCGAGTGCTCGTAGAGGTCGGAGCTGCCGGTGAGCCGGGAGGCGAACTCGCCGAGGGTGGCGCCCTCGCCGCGCCAGTAGTCGCGGACGGTGTCGCGGTACTTGCCGTTCCACTCGGTCCACAGCGGCGGGAAGTTGCCGACCTGGTAGCCGCCGTCGCCGATGTCCCACGGCTCCGCGATGAGCTTGGCCTGGCTGATCACCGGGTCCTGCTGGATGAGGTCGAAGAAGGCCGAGAGCTTGTCGACCTCGTGGAACTGCCGGGCCAGGGTCGCGGCGAGGTCGAAGCGGAAGCCGTCGACGTGCATCTCGGTGACCCAGTACCGCAGGCTGTCCATGATGAGCTGGAGCACGTGCGGGCTGCGCATGAGCAGGCTGTTGCCGGTGCCCGTCGTGTCGTAGTAGTGGCTCTTCTCGTCGTCGACGAGGCGGTAGTAGCTCGCGTTGTCGAGCCCGCGGAAGGCCAGCGTCGGCCCGAGGTGGTTGCCCTCGGCGGTGTGGTTGTAGACGACGTCGAGGATGACCTCGATGTCGGCCTCGTGCAGCGCCTTGACCATCGTCTTGAACTCGGTGACCTGCTGGCCGCGGCCGCCGGAGGCGTAGCCGTTGTGCGGGGCGAGGAAGCCGATGGTGTTGTAGCCCCAGTAGTTCGACAGGCCCTGGTCCTGGAGCGTGGTGTCCTGGACGAACTGGTGCACCGGGAGCAGCTCGATGGCGGTGATCCCCAGCCCCTGGAGGTGCTCGATGATCGCCGGGTGAGCGATGGCGGCGTAGGTGCCGCGGATCTCCTCAGGAACCTCCGGGTGCGTCATCGTCAGGCCCTTGACGTGGGCCTCGTAGATGACGCTGTCGTGGTACTCGTGCCGCGGTGGGCGGTCGTGCCCCCAGTCGAAGAAGGGGTTGATGACGACCGAGAGCATCGTCTTGCCGAGGCTGTCGAGCTCGTTGCGCCGGCCCGGGTCCGTGAAGTCGTAGGAGAAGATCGCCTGGTCGTTCTCGATCTGCCCCTCGATCGCCTTCGCGTAGGGGTCGAGGAGGAGCTTCGTCGGATCGCAGCGGTGGCCGGCATCGGGGTCGAAGGGGCCGTGCACGCGGTAGCCGTAGAGCTGACCCGGCTGGATCCCCGGGAGGTAGCAGTGCCACACGAAGGCGTCGACCTCGGTGAGCTCGATCCGGGTCTCGTCACCGTCGTCGCCGACGAGGCACAGCTCGACCCGGTCGGCGACCTCGGAGAAGACAGCGAAGTTGACGCCTGCACCGTCGTAGGTGGCGCCGAGGGGGTAGGGGGCGCCGGGCCAGATCTCCACAGGTCTCCTTGGTGGGGTGTGACGAAGGGGGGATGCCGAGCCTAGCCCGGCCTCCCCCCGTCGCCCGTATCGACCCTGGACGGTCAGCTGCGCTTGGGCGCCCCCGGTCGCGCGTAGCGCCACCAGGTGAGCGCGACGCACATGACGGCCCAGGCGACTCCGATGCCGAAGAACGCGACCGCACCGAGGGTGGTCACGCCGACGCCGAAGAAGAACGGGCCGAAGGCGGCGATGGCTGCGGTCCAGCCGATGACGCCACCGGCCTGGCGGCGCTCGAAGATCATCGGCATCTGCTTGAAGGTCGAGGCGTTGCCGATGCCGCTGAAGAGGAAGATCGCGAGCATGCCCCAGAGGAACTTCGTGAAGCCGGCATCGAGCGCGGCGGCCGACGAGGTGTCCGGGGTGAGCGCGGTCATCGTGAAGGCGATCGAGACGATGAGGCCGATCCCGGAGATGAGCGTCCAGATCGCGCCGCCCATGCGGTCGGTGAGCGGCGAGAAGAGCACGCGTGCACCGGCGCCGACGAGCGGGCCGAGGAAGACGAACTTCACGACGTCGGGCACCTGGTAGCCCTCGACGAGGACCTGCGCGGAGGCGCCGGCACCCTGGACGATGTCGGGGTTGCCGATGCCGTAGAGGTTGGCCATGAGCAGGCCGAACTGCGCGGAGAGCCCGGCGAAGGTGCCGAAGGTCATGATGTAGAGCAGCGTCATCCACCAGGTGTCCTGGTTGGAGAAGATGTCGAACTGCTGCTTGATGTTGGCCTGGATCGGCACCGACCGCAGCATCGTCCACGCCATGACCGCGCCGATGACCATGAGCGGGATCCAGATAAAGGCGGCGTTCTGGTACCAGACCTCGACGGGCTGCTTGCCGGGCTGGGTGAGCATCTGGCTGCCGCCGAAGATCGCCAGGCCGGACAGCGCGATGAGGTACGGGGTGAGCAGCTGGACGAGCGAGACGCCGAAGTTGCCCAGCCCAGCCTGCAGACCGAGGGCCGTGCCCTGCATGCGCCGCGGGAAGAAGTAGCTCGTGCTCGGCATGAAGCCGGAGAAGGCACCACCGCCGACGCCGGCGAGGAAGGCGAGGACCATGAGCTCCCAGTAGGGCGCTGTCGGCTCCTGGACGCGCACGCCCCAGCCGAGGGTGGAGAAGATCAGCAGGAGCGTCGTGAGGCTGACCATCTTGCGGGTGCCGAGGATCGGCGGCAGCACCATCCAGATGAGCCGCATGAGGCCGGCCGACAGACCCGGCATCGCCGCCATCCAGTAGAGCTGGCTCTGCGACCACTCGTACCCGAGGGCGTTCAGCTTGGGGATGATCGCGCTCGGCAGGAACCACGCGACGAACGCGAGGGTGAGGCAGAACGTCGTGACCCACAGGGTCTTCCAGGCCAGGCCCTTGTCCCAGGTCTCCTCGTTCTCCGGGTCCCAGGACTCCAGCCACTCACCGCCTGATCGGGCTGTCTGTGCGCTCATCGTCTCGTCTCTTTCGTGTCAGTGGTGCGGGGGCGAAGGGGTGGGCGCCGGTCAGGCGCGGGAGGTCGCCAGCTCGGGCGACTCGAAGTGGTCGGCGAGGTCGGGCGACTCGGCGTGCAGCATCCGCACGACCGTCCAGTGCATCCAGAGGAAGCAGACCGCGGTGAGCAGGAAGACGACGAAGAAGGTGCTCGTCGGGAAGCCGCTCCACTGCTTGGTGTAGGCGAAGAGGAGCGGGAGGAAGAAGCCGCCCAGCCCGCCGAGCATGCCGACGAGCCCACCGACGGAGCCGACGTTGTCGGGGAAGTACTCAGGGATGTGCTTGTAGACCGCCGCCTTGCCGATACCCATGGCGCAGCCGAGGAGGAAGAGCAGGACGGTGAAGGGGGCGACGCCGATGGCGTAGCCGAGGTGCTCGGTCGTCGAGCCGTCCGCGTGGTTGATGGCGATGTGCCCGTTCGGCATCATCATGATCCCGCTCGTGACGAGCATGACGGCGAAGGTGCCGTACATGACCTTGCGGGCGCCGATCCGGTCGGAGAACCAGCCGCCGACAGGGCGCAGCAGCGACGCGGGGAAGATGAAGACCGAGGTGAGCAGCGCCGCGGTGCGCAGCTCGAGGCCGAAGGTGTCGACGTAGTACTTGGGCATCCAGGCGGAGAGCGCGACGTAGGCGCCGAAGACCGCGGCGTAGTAGAGGCTGAAGCGCCACACCCGCAGCTGCTTGAGGGGTTGGAGCATCTCGCCGATCGGCTTGCCGGCGCCGGCCTTGCGGTCGTGTCGCGGGACGACGAGGAAGGTGAGGACTGCGACGACGACGAGCGCGACGGAGTAGATCACCGGGAAGATCCGCCAGCCACCCTCGATGAAGCCGAAGTAGGTCGCACCCGCGGTGGCCGTGAGCAGCCCGGGGGCGAGGACGAGCAGGAGCTTGGTGACCGAGGCGCCGATGTTGCCGGCGCCGAAGACGCCGAGGGCGAAGCCCTGCTTCTCGCGCGGGGCCCACGCGGAGTTCCACGCGACGCCGACGCTGAAGAGGTTGCCGGCGAAGCCGACGAGGAAGGCGAGGACGAGGAGCATCGCGTAGGTGTTGGCCTGGGCGACGAAGAAGCACGCGACCGCGGTGAGCAGGAGCATCGCGATCGTCACGACCCGGCCGCCGACCCGGTCGGTGAGCATGCCGGCGGGCAGTCGCCACATCGAGCCGTTGAGGACCGCCACCGCCGAGACCCACGCGAGCTCGGGGTCGGAGAGACCGAGCTCCTTCTGGATCGGGACGCCGAGCACGCCGAACATCAGCCAGACGGCGAACATCAGGGTGAACGCGAGGGTCGACATCACGAGGACGCGTGTGGCCCCGGAACCGCCCGACCCGTCGCGCGCAGGGGGTTCGACGGCTCCGGAGCCCGTCGTCAGCAGTTCCTCTTTATTCATCACAATAGCGAATCGTACACGCTCCTGCACCATGCCGTCACGCGGCCCGACCACATCGCCGTACACCCTCAACGACCCTTGCTGCGAGGTGATTACGCAACATCTCCAGGTCGGAAATGTCCGCCGGAGAGGCCGTGTCGCCGCCCTCGTGAAAATTGCTTGTATCTGGCACACTGACGCGCATGAGCACCTCTGACGAGGCCC
Proteins encoded:
- the glgX gene encoding glycogen debranching protein GlgX — protein: MEIWPGAPYPLGATYDGAGVNFAVFSEVADRVELCLVGDDGDETRIELTEVDAFVWHCYLPGIQPGQLYGYRVHGPFDPDAGHRCDPTKLLLDPYAKAIEGQIENDQAIFSYDFTDPGRRNELDSLGKTMLSVVINPFFDWGHDRPPRHEYHDSVIYEAHVKGLTMTHPEVPEEIRGTYAAIAHPAIIEHLQGLGITAIELLPVHQFVQDTTLQDQGLSNYWGYNTIGFLAPHNGYASGGRGQQVTEFKTMVKALHEADIEVILDVVYNHTAEGNHLGPTLAFRGLDNASYYRLVDDEKSHYYDTTGTGNSLLMRSPHVLQLIMDSLRYWVTEMHVDGFRFDLAATLARQFHEVDKLSAFFDLIQQDPVISQAKLIAEPWDIGDGGYQVGNFPPLWTEWNGKYRDTVRDYWRGEGATLGEFASRLTGSSDLYEHSGRRPFASINFVIAHDGFTLRDLVSYNEKHNEANGEDNRDGESHNRSWNCGVEGPTDDPEVLTLRARQQRNLLATLLLSQGVPMLAHGDELGRTQGGNNNVYCQDNEIAWVDWDLDLPGRQLLEFTRAVVALRRDHPVFRRRRFFAGRADHGGESERRDIEWFRPDSGHMGEAEWGDSNAGAMMVFLNGQAIDEPDERGRRLVDDDFLLLFNAWHEPVDFVLPGSAYGDSWECCVDTAAEVVDDAEHGAGAALTLSGRSVVVLRHRRSAPVPTPGTSTQT
- the yczR gene encoding MocR-like transcription factor YczR, translating into MSRTISPSRLATLLGTAVHRAPAYRSLADALRLLVDDGRLPAGTRLPSERALAETLGLSRATVTRAYALLAERGYARARRGSGTVTDLPDAAARDGRGALLPASGIAPEGADPIDLTCAALPPPPQMHPAYERALTRWPTYLQGSGYYPLGVPALREAIAARYTERGLPTNADEVMITSGAIGAHAITARAHLQRGSRVLVDSPTYPNGMESLRADGSRLVAMPLDDDGWDLDAWGSAAAATGARAALLLPDHQNPTGHLMTSADRARLGRTFTRHGILAIVDETLAETTIDAPEGGLPDPFAAHHRRTVTIGGASKSHWSGLRVGWLRVPAPLLAPLAAARTTLDLGSPVLEQLALLELMSDDEEITRERTALARSRRDALAGALAEHLPRWRFRRPEGGLCLWVTLPEAASTALAVAAEQHGVLVAPGPRFAPEPGLERHVRLPFTLPEPTLVESVRRLAAAWAELDPAAAPRRAARTPLIA
- a CDS encoding MFS transporter, giving the protein MSAQTARSGGEWLESWDPENEETWDKGLAWKTLWVTTFCLTLAFVAWFLPSAIIPKLNALGYEWSQSQLYWMAAMPGLSAGLMRLIWMVLPPILGTRKMVSLTTLLLIFSTLGWGVRVQEPTAPYWELMVLAFLAGVGGGAFSGFMPSTSYFFPRRMQGTALGLQAGLGNFGVSLVQLLTPYLIALSGLAIFGGSQMLTQPGKQPVEVWYQNAAFIWIPLMVIGAVMAWTMLRSVPIQANIKQQFDIFSNQDTWWMTLLYIMTFGTFAGLSAQFGLLMANLYGIGNPDIVQGAGASAQVLVEGYQVPDVVKFVFLGPLVGAGARVLFSPLTDRMGGAIWTLISGIGLIVSIAFTMTALTPDTSSAAALDAGFTKFLWGMLAIFLFSGIGNASTFKQMPMIFERRQAGGVIGWTAAIAAFGPFFFGVGVTTLGAVAFFGIGVAWAVMCVALTWWRYARPGAPKRS
- a CDS encoding MFS transporter translates to MSTLAFTLMFAVWLMFGVLGVPIQKELGLSDPELAWVSAVAVLNGSMWRLPAGMLTDRVGGRVVTIAMLLLTAVACFFVAQANTYAMLLVLAFLVGFAGNLFSVGVAWNSAWAPREKQGFALGVFGAGNIGASVTKLLLVLAPGLLTATAGATYFGFIEGGWRIFPVIYSVALVVVAVLTFLVVPRHDRKAGAGKPIGEMLQPLKQLRVWRFSLYYAAVFGAYVALSAWMPKYYVDTFGLELRTAALLTSVFIFPASLLRPVGGWFSDRIGARKVMYGTFAVMLVTSGIMMMPNGHIAINHADGSTTEHLGYAIGVAPFTVLLFLLGCAMGIGKAAVYKHIPEYFPDNVGSVGGLVGMLGGLGGFFLPLLFAYTKQWSGFPTSTFFVVFLLTAVCFLWMHWTVVRMLHAESPDLADHFESPELATSRA
- a CDS encoding RecQ family ATP-dependent DNA helicase; this translates as MADSSSSSGTDGSGSGAAAPGPDVSPEVAAAARSALERLVGREGVDFRDGQLEAIAALVQHRRRALVVQRTGWGKSAVYFVAASLMRAKGSGPALIVSPLIALMRDQVAAAERAGVRAVSMSSANAQEWDDIRQALAEDTIDVLLVSPERLNNPRFREEQLPDLVRRCGLVVVDEAHCISDWGHDFRPDYRRIADLLTRLPEGTPVLATTATANARVVADVAEQLGADGHEVLTVRGPLARRSLRLGVLPVAGPDQHLAWLTTHLAELPGSGIIYTLTVSAAEDVARALSDSGHQVASYTGRTDAEDRARLEEALRRDEVKALVATSALGMGFDKPDLGFVIHLGAPSSPVAYYQQVGRAGRATDRADVILLPGHDDSSIWSYFASASMPREDQAEVVLRTLAEAGKALSTAALETVVDIRRTRLELLLKVLDVDGAVSRVSGGWVSTGVPWEYDAERYARVDQARRDEQESMRRYLTLTTCRMAFLQECLDDPSAEPCGRCDVCDPGWVPAGVAADARSTAQQALHRPGVPLDPRVSWPTGMPRLGVEVKGRIPVEEQVAEGRALARTTDLGWGPRVRDVLAAEDAPVPDGMTRALVEVLAAWPWAERPVGVVAIPSRSHPQLVGSVAAQIAQIGRLPLLGALDLVEGGPVGEPGGNSAFRLAGVWDRFAVGADLGSALAAAQGPVLLVDDVVHSRWSLTVAGRLLRLAGAPAVLPLTLGIAG
- a CDS encoding GNAT family N-acetyltransferase, whose product is MTDEPTLAVRHAQQIEQLLEVLDLTPIGTARIAVTGVDGDESTTIGTDSADVFEGQSIEQLHNRTFGGQVLAQALMAASLTIRDAAPERRPHSLHAYFMRPGDDKLPIRFAVERMRDGRSFSTRRVHAIQHGRPILSLTGSFQDPAGGLDHQDPMPQSPDPRALPSQAELYDRLENPHAKRLAERPFDHRYPAGDVALTPREPHAAHQQVWVRTISEPVDDPFLRASILAFLSDFSLLESVLRRHGLAWSDRRLRVASLDHAMWFHRDVDPSTWMLYDQSSPSAQSGRGLCVGRIFTEDGTLVASVAQEGMTRVKGDVDPSGPSRASTPAGGAQPVGRPLPGWAPRDALAPTVLEGETVRLRPLTTDDADDFFAALDGPDLPRELFTYLMTEPPADATEMRDIIRAALAAPASWPLAIVVDEQVVGMASYLRIDPAIGSAEVGNILYSPALQRTTAATEAMHLMAAHAFEQGYRRYEWKCDALNAPSRAAARRLGFVEEGTFRNALVCKGRNRDTTWFSITDDEWPAVAAAHRAWLDEARAGTPSPLASHLRR